A single region of the Halorussus gelatinilyticus genome encodes:
- a CDS encoding helix-turn-helix domain-containing protein, whose translation MIDECLVVEFSVTGDDCPLAEATRETGATIDARPPQLRHDDYALLRFSAGAEADELADALDADERIRYLHVSRTDSRTNFRCLSKHPCVVHELTDAGFMAETLQYREGTERYTGAVVGHDVLQGVLSAAAETVGVSLERVFPLGSEDDEAVAQRWDVTPAQEVALRTAMEMGYFSVPRGATAAAVADELGISKSAFLERLRRGQATLFAQVFG comes from the coding sequence GTGATAGACGAGTGTCTCGTCGTGGAGTTCAGCGTCACTGGCGACGACTGCCCGCTGGCCGAGGCGACCCGCGAGACGGGAGCCACCATCGACGCCCGCCCGCCGCAACTCCGTCACGACGACTACGCGCTGTTGCGCTTCTCGGCGGGCGCGGAGGCCGACGAACTCGCCGACGCACTCGACGCGGACGAGCGGATTCGCTACCTCCACGTCTCCCGGACCGACAGTCGGACCAACTTCCGGTGTCTCTCGAAACACCCCTGCGTCGTCCACGAGTTGACCGACGCCGGATTCATGGCCGAGACCCTCCAGTACCGCGAGGGGACCGAACGGTACACCGGCGCAGTCGTCGGCCACGACGTGCTTCAGGGCGTCCTCTCGGCGGCCGCCGAGACGGTCGGCGTCTCGCTCGAACGGGTCTTCCCGCTCGGGAGCGAGGACGACGAGGCGGTCGCCCAGCGGTGGGACGTGACGCCCGCTCAGGAGGTCGCGCTCCGGACCGCGATGGAGATGGGCTACTTCTCGGTCCCGCGAGGAGCGACCGCCGCGGCGGTCGCCGACGAGTTGGGAATCAGCAAGTCGGCGTTTCTGGAGCGCCTGCGCCGGGGGCAGGCGACGCTGTTCGCGCAGGTCTTCGGGTAG
- the paaA gene encoding 1,2-phenylacetyl-CoA epoxidase subunit PaaA produces MDIEQVKERAGPREFSPKDDLPEKYRKAATRMIQFHANSEIMGAYLERPFIREAPSLDRKLAFSAKVQDEIGHGQLLYRAAESLGIKSREQMLDELAEGEGKFLNCFHYPLDSWVETPMIAFFVDGAAMRRQATLKQSSWEPYAHAMDKVCFEEGFHVKHGEAILYELMTGSKAEQEKTQEAFETWWPRIIQFFGPTDDKSTHHDFSADVGLKTMTNDELRNAFLNAYIPKAEKYGLEIPDEPRIRENGDGTYEVEEDDLNWDEFFTIAKNDSPGSHEQIGKRSRTQEAVEWVRNSMDDWETKSAGASPQAAD; encoded by the coding sequence ATGGACATCGAGCAAGTCAAGGAGCGCGCCGGACCGCGCGAATTCAGTCCGAAAGACGACCTCCCGGAGAAGTACCGGAAGGCCGCGACCCGCATGATTCAGTTCCACGCGAACAGCGAGATCATGGGGGCGTACCTCGAACGACCCTTCATCCGCGAGGCCCCGAGCCTCGACCGGAAGCTGGCGTTCTCGGCGAAGGTGCAGGACGAAATCGGCCACGGGCAACTGCTCTACCGGGCCGCCGAGTCGCTCGGTATCAAGTCCCGCGAGCAGATGTTAGACGAGTTGGCCGAGGGCGAGGGGAAGTTCCTCAACTGCTTCCACTACCCGCTGGACTCGTGGGTCGAGACGCCGATGATCGCCTTCTTCGTGGACGGCGCGGCGATGCGCCGACAGGCGACGCTCAAGCAGTCCAGTTGGGAACCGTACGCCCACGCGATGGACAAGGTGTGTTTCGAGGAGGGTTTCCACGTCAAGCACGGCGAGGCCATCCTCTACGAGCTGATGACCGGCTCGAAGGCCGAGCAGGAGAAGACGCAAGAGGCCTTCGAGACGTGGTGGCCCCGAATCATCCAGTTCTTCGGGCCGACCGACGACAAGTCCACTCACCACGACTTCTCGGCCGACGTGGGCCTGAAGACGATGACCAACGACGAGTTGCGTAACGCCTTCCTCAACGCCTACATCCCGAAGGCCGAGAAGTACGGCCTCGAAATCCCCGACGAACCGCGCATCCGAGAGAACGGCGACGGTACCTACGAGGTCGAGGAGGACGACCTGAACTGGGACGAGTTCTTCACTATCGCCAAGAACGACTCTCCGGGGAGCCACGAACAGATCGGCAAGCGCAGTCGCACCCAAGAGGCCGTCGAGTGGGTTCGGAACTCGATGGACGACTGGGAAACCAAGAGCGCGGGCGCGAGCCCGCAGGCGGCAGACTAA
- the paaB gene encoding 1,2-phenylacetyl-CoA epoxidase subunit PaaB: MIWEVFRQDQAGEYHTHCGNVHAPDREMALMFAEVQHGRRKPTNSLWVVPQKEIGEVDTEDAKFGGTTDKSYRWAQSYNFEAAASEVADSESEQVQAEAERQRGDD; encoded by the coding sequence ATGATTTGGGAAGTGTTCCGACAGGACCAAGCCGGCGAGTATCACACCCACTGCGGAAACGTCCACGCACCTGACCGCGAGATGGCGCTCATGTTCGCCGAGGTCCAGCACGGGCGGCGCAAGCCGACCAACAGCCTCTGGGTCGTTCCCCAGAAGGAAATCGGCGAGGTCGATACCGAGGACGCGAAGTTCGGCGGCACGACCGACAAGTCCTACCGGTGGGCCCAGTCGTACAACTTCGAGGCCGCCGCCTCGGAGGTCGCCGACTCCGAGAGCGAACAGGTGCAGGCCGAGGCCGAGCGCCAGCGAGGTGACGACTGA
- the paaC gene encoding 1,2-phenylacetyl-CoA epoxidase subunit PaaC: MASAEQLSGPEALSEDEREAVETLLFRLADDEFVLAERYTEWQVRAPTLESDLALANIAQDELGHARLWYDLLQDFGPDEPDLIWERPPEEWHHSTLTELPFEEGDWADPILRSYLYDVAEELRLEALADSSYARIRDRVGKIRGEEDYHREHAENWLERLCDDEEGRRRVQQVLDRLFPYALTLFAPTDEDVEDRIDELGLRTETLADMREEWLDTVVPYLEGLGLDVDADADLPDEIGRDASHTDDWDDLWDEFTNTYRELGRSEATRIMKDPDEAE; the protein is encoded by the coding sequence ATGGCGAGCGCCGAGCAACTGTCCGGGCCGGAGGCCCTCTCGGAGGACGAACGCGAAGCGGTCGAGACCCTCCTGTTCCGCCTCGCGGACGACGAGTTCGTCCTCGCGGAGCGCTACACCGAGTGGCAGGTCCGCGCGCCCACCCTCGAATCCGACCTCGCGCTGGCGAACATCGCGCAGGACGAGCTGGGCCACGCCCGCCTCTGGTACGACCTCCTGCAGGACTTCGGCCCGGACGAACCCGACCTCATTTGGGAGCGCCCGCCCGAGGAGTGGCACCACAGCACGCTCACCGAACTCCCCTTCGAGGAGGGCGACTGGGCCGACCCGATTCTGCGGTCGTACCTCTACGACGTGGCCGAGGAACTTCGCCTCGAAGCCCTCGCCGACTCGTCGTACGCTCGCATCCGCGACCGCGTGGGCAAGATTCGCGGCGAGGAGGACTACCACCGCGAACACGCCGAGAACTGGCTGGAGCGACTCTGCGACGACGAGGAAGGGAGACGGCGCGTCCAGCAGGTACTCGACCGCCTCTTCCCGTACGCCCTCACGCTGTTCGCGCCGACCGACGAGGACGTCGAGGACCGTATCGACGAGCTAGGCCTCCGGACCGAGACGCTGGCGGACATGCGCGAGGAGTGGCTCGACACCGTGGTCCCGTACCTCGAAGGGTTGGGTCTCGACGTCGATGCGGACGCCGACCTGCCCGACGAAATCGGCCGCGACGCGAGCCACACCGACGACTGGGACGACCTCTGGGACGAGTTCACCAACACGTACCGCGAACTCGGCCGGAGCGAAGCGACCCGCATCATGAAAGACCCCGACGAGGCGGAGTGA
- the paaD gene encoding 1,2-phenylacetyl-CoA epoxidase subunit PaaD — protein MSSELPYDPEIPDLREEDPADLDADEIPGTGGVSGSGDAAVPGLSDDCSDPALCAYTEYVEGEEVEDMPATGEGAEGIEADVWDALYGVEDPEMPVSIVDLGLIYGVEVSERVDEGHHAEVLMTLTYSGCPARDMLTDEVERAVAGVEGIESVDLRLVWSPEWSIEMVTEQGKADLNDFGLSV, from the coding sequence ATGTCCAGTGAACTGCCCTACGACCCCGAGATTCCGGACCTCCGCGAGGAGGACCCCGCAGACCTCGACGCCGACGAGATTCCCGGTACGGGTGGCGTCTCCGGTTCGGGAGACGCCGCCGTGCCGGGCCTGAGCGACGACTGTTCGGACCCCGCGCTCTGTGCGTACACCGAGTACGTAGAGGGTGAGGAAGTCGAGGACATGCCCGCGACCGGCGAGGGTGCCGAGGGAATCGAGGCGGACGTGTGGGACGCCCTCTACGGCGTCGAGGACCCCGAGATGCCCGTCTCCATCGTGGACCTCGGACTGATTTACGGCGTCGAGGTCTCGGAGCGAGTGGACGAGGGCCACCACGCCGAGGTCCTGATGACCCTGACCTACTCGGGGTGCCCGGCGCGAGACATGCTGACCGACGAGGTAGAGCGCGCCGTCGCGGGCGTCGAGGGTATCGAGTCGGTGGACCTCCGCCTCGTCTGGAGTCCCGAGTGGTCCATCGAGATGGTGACCGAACAGGGCAAGGCCGACCTGAACGACTTCGGCCTGAGCGTCTGA
- a CDS encoding bifunctional metallophosphatase/5'-nucleotidase — MRLLQYSDVENAYDHPERIGRLAGCIESLRDDRTVVVGTGDDLGPGVLAMVEDGAQSLDFFRAVESDAETFGNHDFDYGLDAARRVVRQSPQTWVTNVSDGDDPFGDTVATTTIERGGTSVGLVGVTDPASSVPDELAVSAPVDAVRDGVADLRAAGSDWTVALAHVRDDRLDDIATETDVDAILAGHVHGERHDRIDGTLLVRPGANGRVLWEVELGKKATATRHEVAGAPRDDEVAERLRARLAETGLAEVVGVAEEPLDRDREASFAGERRITNFVTDAYRWAGDADVGYADTRMLRGGPALSDEVTLAEIRGLEPFAADLCRAELSGETLRDLAEQAVATDERARRSPTPEAWWAHFSGMTVVWDRAEQTVREVRVGGESLDPRTEYALATNGYVVDTDEFPAIGREHVTETVGVQYEALVEYARTVGVDAELDGRIAVEE; from the coding sequence ATGCGACTCCTCCAATACTCCGACGTCGAGAACGCCTACGACCACCCCGAGCGCATCGGCCGCCTCGCGGGGTGCATCGAGTCGCTGCGCGACGACCGGACCGTCGTGGTCGGTACCGGCGACGACCTCGGTCCCGGCGTGTTGGCGATGGTCGAAGACGGCGCGCAATCCCTCGACTTCTTCCGCGCGGTCGAATCCGACGCCGAGACGTTCGGCAACCACGACTTCGACTACGGACTCGACGCGGCACGACGCGTCGTCCGCCAGTCGCCCCAGACGTGGGTCACGAACGTCAGCGACGGCGACGACCCGTTCGGCGACACGGTTGCGACGACGACGATAGAGCGCGGCGGAACGTCCGTCGGCCTCGTCGGCGTGACCGACCCCGCGTCCTCGGTCCCCGACGAACTGGCCGTTTCCGCCCCTGTGGACGCGGTCCGCGACGGAGTGGCTGACCTCCGAGCGGCGGGGTCGGACTGGACGGTCGCGCTCGCACACGTCCGCGACGACCGACTGGACGACATCGCCACGGAGACCGACGTAGACGCGATTCTCGCCGGACACGTCCACGGCGAGCGCCACGACCGAATCGACGGGACGCTGCTCGTCCGGCCGGGGGCGAACGGCCGAGTCCTCTGGGAGGTCGAACTCGGCAAGAAAGCGACGGCCACCCGCCACGAGGTCGCGGGCGCTCCACGGGACGACGAGGTGGCCGAGCGCCTGCGCGCCCGACTCGCGGAGACGGGACTCGCCGAGGTGGTCGGCGTCGCCGAGGAACCGCTCGACAGGGACCGCGAGGCCAGCTTCGCGGGCGAGCGACGGATCACGAACTTCGTCACCGACGCCTACCGCTGGGCGGGCGATGCCGACGTGGGGTACGCAGACACCCGGATGCTCCGGGGAGGTCCCGCCCTCTCGGACGAGGTGACGCTCGCAGAGATACGGGGCCTCGAACCGTTCGCGGCCGACCTCTGCCGGGCCGAACTCTCGGGTGAGACGCTCCGGGACCTCGCCGAACAGGCGGTCGCCACCGACGAGCGCGCCCGCCGAAGTCCGACCCCCGAGGCGTGGTGGGCCCACTTCAGCGGGATGACGGTCGTCTGGGACCGCGCCGAGCAGACCGTCCGCGAGGTCCGCGTCGGCGGCGAGTCGCTGGACCCCCGGACCGAGTACGCGCTGGCGACGAACGGGTACGTCGTCGACACCGACGAGTTCCCGGCGATAGGCCGCGAGCACGTGACCGAGACGGTCGGCGTGCAGTACGAGGCGCTGGTCGAGTACGCGCGGACGGTGGGCGTCGATGCCGAACTGGACGGGCGTATCGCGGTCGAGGAGTAG